A DNA window from Brenneria izadpanahii contains the following coding sequences:
- the pstA gene encoding phosphate ABC transporter permease PstA: MRRWFQSGKPWVWLTASSISISLLAMMTIFVLLAGQGMRYLWPQPVWLFTLKPEAGEPPALIGEIYDRQTLSSQQLRDAGLLSGSSPEETATRYLIKTGQREIYGRSFRTLLSRDVVGLSKPADILVLKLANNSTVYGYLAGMLEEEQPLLADDLPGTLYRRVKQVQALSQMAQDIRLGEMAKINQQFEALRLEEKKRRQADTLDSRTQAQINAERSELHRHFEALSQQLTELNQDIDRDRVQLRDANGALHLFPLKDIEQVWYPNAMSLSQKIKHWTQQVRYMLAHYSPDSNHPGHLFPAIFGTVLMVVLMSIIVMPLGVIAAVYLHEYAGKNMLTRWVRIAVVNLAGVPSIVYGVFGLGFFVYLVGGTLDRLFYAEALPNPTFGTPGLLWASLTLALLTLPVVIVATEEGLSRIPMSVRYGSLALGATKAETLWHVVLPMAIPAMMTGLILAVARAAGETAPLMLVGVVKSAPALPVDDLFPYLHLERKFMHLGFQIYDLALQSPDVEAVRPLVYVTALLLVLIVVGLNLAAMGIRHVLRERYRTLSL, translated from the coding sequence GTGAGGCGCTGGTTTCAGTCCGGCAAGCCGTGGGTGTGGCTGACGGCATCATCCATTAGCATCAGTCTGCTGGCGATGATGACGATTTTCGTTCTGTTGGCCGGTCAGGGCATGCGCTACCTGTGGCCGCAACCCGTATGGCTGTTTACGTTAAAACCGGAGGCGGGCGAGCCCCCCGCGCTTATCGGCGAGATTTATGACCGGCAAACGCTGTCATCGCAACAGCTCAGGGATGCCGGCCTGCTGTCGGGGTCGTCGCCGGAAGAAACGGCGACGCGCTACCTGATCAAAACCGGCCAGCGGGAAATCTATGGCCGGAGCTTTCGGACTCTGCTATCCCGTGATGTCGTCGGCCTCAGCAAGCCGGCGGATATTCTGGTGCTGAAGCTGGCGAACAACAGCACGGTTTACGGTTATCTGGCGGGAATGCTGGAGGAGGAGCAGCCGTTGCTGGCCGACGATCTGCCCGGAACATTGTATCGCCGGGTGAAGCAGGTTCAGGCGTTGTCGCAGATGGCGCAGGATATCCGCTTGGGCGAGATGGCGAAAATCAACCAACAGTTTGAGGCATTGCGTCTGGAAGAGAAAAAACGGCGGCAGGCGGATACGCTGGACAGCCGGACCCAGGCGCAAATCAATGCTGAACGAAGCGAATTGCATCGGCATTTTGAGGCGTTGTCTCAGCAATTAACCGAGCTTAACCAGGATATCGATCGCGATAGGGTGCAACTGCGCGATGCGAACGGCGCTCTGCATCTTTTTCCGCTCAAAGACATTGAGCAAGTCTGGTATCCCAATGCGATGAGCCTGAGTCAGAAAATAAAGCATTGGACGCAGCAGGTCAGATACATGCTGGCCCACTATTCTCCCGACAGCAATCATCCCGGACATCTGTTCCCGGCGATTTTCGGCACGGTATTGATGGTGGTGCTGATGTCTATTATCGTCATGCCGCTTGGCGTGATTGCCGCCGTATATCTGCATGAGTATGCCGGTAAAAATATGCTGACGCGCTGGGTAAGGATCGCGGTGGTCAATCTGGCCGGCGTGCCGTCGATCGTCTATGGCGTATTCGGGCTGGGATTTTTCGTTTATCTGGTCGGCGGCACGCTGGATAGGCTTTTTTATGCCGAAGCGCTGCCTAATCCGACATTCGGCACGCCGGGGCTGCTGTGGGCATCGCTGACGCTGGCGTTGCTGACATTGCCGGTGGTGATTGTCGCCACCGAAGAGGGATTATCGCGTATTCCCATGTCGGTGCGTTATGGTTCTCTGGCTTTGGGCGCCACTAAAGCAGAAACCTTATGGCATGTGGTGTTGCCGATGGCTATACCCGCGATGATGACCGGGCTGATCCTGGCCGTCGCGCGGGCGGCCGGGGAAACCGCGCCGCTGATGCTGGTGGGGGTGGTGAAATCGGCGCCGGCGCTGCCGGTTGACGATCTTTTCCCTTATCTTCATCTGGAACGGAAATTTATGCACCTGGGATTTCAGATTTACGATCTGGCCCTCCAGAGTCCGGATGTCGAAGCGGTGCGGCCGCTGGTCTATGTCACGGCTCTGCTGCTGGTATTGATTGTTGTCGGGCTGAATCTTGCGGCGATGGGGATCCGTCACGTACTGCGTGAACGATATCGTACGCTGTCGCTCTGA
- the pstB gene encoding phosphate ABC transporter ATP-binding protein PstB: MKQAKTLSIMDTPAFSDERVALAVEHLNLYYGVKQALNDISLRIAKNQVTALIGPSGCGKSTLLRCFNRMNDLVDDCRTEGNIWLNGTPITDPQLDVAVLRRRVGMVFQRPNPFPKSIYENVIYGLRLQGVRDRRLLDEAVEQALRAAALWHEVKDRLGDNALTLSSGQQQRLVIARAIAIKPEVLLLDEPTSALDPISTLVIEELIGTLKRHFTLVLVTHNMQQAARVSDYTAFIHQGRLIEYNQTDDLFTSPAQRRTEDYITGRFG, from the coding sequence ATGAAGCAGGCGAAGACATTGTCGATTATGGATACTCCCGCGTTCAGCGACGAGCGGGTCGCGCTGGCGGTGGAGCATCTGAATCTGTATTACGGCGTTAAACAGGCGCTGAATGATATTTCCCTGCGTATCGCCAAAAATCAGGTGACCGCGCTGATCGGTCCATCCGGCTGTGGAAAATCGACGCTGCTGCGCTGCTTTAACCGCATGAACGATCTGGTCGATGATTGCCGTACCGAGGGCAATATCTGGCTGAACGGCACGCCGATTACCGATCCGCAGCTGGATGTGGCGGTATTGCGCCGCCGGGTCGGAATGGTGTTTCAGCGTCCGAATCCTTTTCCCAAATCTATTTATGAAAACGTTATTTATGGTCTGAGGCTACAGGGCGTTCGGGATCGGCGTTTACTGGATGAGGCGGTGGAACAGGCTTTGCGTGCCGCGGCATTATGGCATGAAGTGAAAGATCGGCTGGGGGATAACGCGCTGACCCTTTCCAGCGGGCAGCAGCAGCGCCTGGTGATCGCCAGAGCTATCGCCATTAAGCCGGAAGTGCTGTTGCTTGATGAGCCGACCTCCGCGCTGGACCCTATCTCAACGCTGGTTATTGAAGAGTTGATCGGCACGCTGAAGCGGCATTTCACGCTGGTGTTGGTGACGCATAATATGCAGCAGGCGGCGCGCGTCTCCGATTACACGGCATTTATTCATCAGGGCAGATTAATCGAATATAATCAGACGGATGATTTATTTACTTCACCGGCTCAACGGCGAACGGAAGATTATATTACCGGACGATTCGGTTAA
- a CDS encoding helix-turn-helix domain-containing protein produces the protein MRFNTMSEGEIITELCRRIKDARIQQRLSQVDLAERAGLGVATIKRAEMGESITLSSLLCILRGLNRLHQLEGILFDAEVESFNAQISGEKKHTPLRIRKKAASFPAKTVRKHEAMKEKTASTVDWYISAAENNIVWSLPDNGKK, from the coding sequence ATGAGATTTAATACCATGAGTGAAGGCGAAATTATTACCGAACTTTGCCGAAGAATAAAAGATGCTCGCATCCAGCAACGTTTATCGCAGGTTGATCTCGCAGAGCGGGCCGGTTTAGGCGTCGCGACGATTAAACGCGCGGAAATGGGCGAATCGATAACGCTCAGCAGTTTATTATGCATTTTGCGTGGACTTAATCGCCTGCATCAATTGGAAGGTATTTTATTTGACGCCGAGGTTGAATCCTTTAATGCCCAGATAAGCGGCGAGAAGAAACATACGCCGCTGCGGATCCGTAAGAAAGCAGCTTCTTTCCCTGCAAAAACAGTCCGTAAGCATGAAGCGATGAAAGAAAAAACGGCCAGCACGGTTGACTGGTATATTTCCGCCGCTGAAAATAATATTGTTTGGTCTTTGCCGGATAACGGAAAAAAATAG
- a CDS encoding L-serine ammonia-lyase has translation MVSVFEIFKIGIGPSSSHTVGPMKAGKMFTDDLVSKSLISSVTRLAVDVYGSLSLTGKGHHTDIAIMLGLAGNLPDSVDIDAIPAFIQQVKDTRKLPLLNGRYEVSFPLESALCFQPENLPLHENGMIIRAYNHQELLYSKTYYSIGGGFVVDQENFGKTNVEAERAPYPFFSAQKLLRHCHDNCLSVSAIVMKNEIAIHGREAIEHYFAEVWQTMQNGIHRGMNTEGVLPGPMRVPRRASALHRLLFINDRFSSDPMDAMDWVNMFAMAVAEENAAGGRVVTAPTNGACGIIPAVLAYYDHFIQPVTPESYLRYFLAAGAIGLLYKMNASISGAEVGCQGEVGVACSMAAAGLAELLGANPEQVCIAAEIGMEHNLGLTCDPVAGQVQVPCIERNAIASVKAINAARMAMRRTSEPRVSLDKVIETMYETGKDMNAKYRETSRGGLAIKVVLCE, from the coding sequence ATGGTCAGCGTATTTGAAATTTTCAAAATTGGTATCGGCCCTTCCAGTTCACATACCGTTGGCCCGATGAAAGCTGGCAAAATGTTCACGGATGACCTGGTCAGTAAATCGCTTATTTCATCGGTCACAAGGCTCGCCGTCGATGTTTATGGTTCGCTGTCGTTGACGGGAAAAGGTCATCATACCGATATCGCCATCATGTTGGGACTGGCCGGCAATCTGCCGGACAGCGTCGACATTGACGCGATCCCCGCGTTTATTCAGCAGGTAAAAGACACCCGCAAGCTGCCGCTCCTGAATGGCCGGTACGAGGTGAGTTTCCCGTTGGAAAGCGCCCTGTGTTTTCAACCGGAAAATCTGCCGTTACATGAAAACGGCATGATCATCCGCGCCTATAATCATCAGGAGCTGCTTTACAGCAAAACCTATTACTCCATCGGCGGCGGATTCGTCGTCGATCAGGAGAATTTCGGCAAGACAAACGTGGAGGCCGAACGCGCGCCCTACCCGTTCTTCTCGGCGCAAAAGTTACTGCGTCATTGTCACGATAACTGTCTTTCAGTGTCGGCGATCGTCATGAAAAACGAAATAGCGATACACGGCCGGGAAGCGATAGAACACTATTTCGCCGAGGTTTGGCAGACGATGCAGAATGGCATTCATCGCGGCATGAACACCGAAGGCGTATTGCCCGGCCCGATGAGAGTGCCTCGCCGCGCCTCCGCCCTGCACCGTTTGTTATTCATTAACGATCGATTTTCCAGCGATCCCATGGACGCGATGGACTGGGTCAATATGTTTGCGATGGCGGTCGCGGAGGAAAACGCCGCGGGCGGACGCGTCGTCACCGCGCCGACCAACGGCGCCTGCGGCATCATTCCCGCCGTATTAGCTTACTACGACCATTTCATCCAGCCCGTTACGCCCGAATCTTATCTGCGCTATTTTTTAGCCGCCGGCGCCATCGGCCTGCTATATAAAATGAACGCCTCCATTTCCGGCGCCGAAGTCGGCTGTCAGGGGGAAGTCGGCGTGGCGTGTTCGATGGCCGCGGCCGGTCTGGCCGAGTTACTTGGCGCCAACCCGGAACAGGTCTGTATCGCAGCGGAAATCGGGATGGAACACAATTTGGGGCTGACATGCGATCCGGTCGCCGGTCAGGTTCAGGTTCCCTGCATCGAACGTAACGCCATCGCGTCGGTAAAAGCGATTAACGCGGCCCGTATGGCGATGCGCCGCACCAGCGAACCGCGCGTTTCATTAGATAAGGTCATTGAAACGATGTATGAAACCGGTAAGGATATGAACGCCAAATATCGTGAAACATCGCGGGGGGGATTGGCCATCAAGGTCGTGTTATGTGAATAA
- a CDS encoding HAAAP family serine/threonine permease, translating into MSTIQDSSQVLERASGWRKSDTVWMLGLYGTAIGAGVLFLPINAGIGGLIPLIIMAIIAFPMTYYSHRALCRFVLSGKKGGEDITEVVEEHFGVGAGKLITLLYFFAIYPILLVYSVAITNTVDSFITHQMHLPSPPRALLSLILILGLMFIVRFGEAMIVKAMSILVYPFVAVLMMLALYLVPHWNTSVFENISLSNNITGNGLLATLWLAIPVMVFSFNHSPIISSFAVAKRKEYGEEAEKKCSRILSYSHIMMVITVMFFVFSCVLSLSPAELMEAKVQNISILSYLANHFNNPMMGYLAPIIATIAISKSFLGHYLGASEGFNGMIVKSLRGKGKTISNGKLNRLTALFMLITTWIVATLNPSILGMIETLGGPIIACLLFLMPMYAIHKVPSMKKYSGHISNVFVTIMGLIAISAIVYSLFG; encoded by the coding sequence ATGAGCACAATCCAAGATAGCAGCCAGGTATTAGAGCGAGCCTCGGGCTGGCGTAAAAGCGATACAGTCTGGATGTTAGGCCTATATGGCACGGCCATTGGCGCTGGTGTATTATTTTTACCGATAAATGCGGGCATTGGCGGTCTTATCCCATTAATAATTATGGCCATTATTGCTTTCCCAATGACCTATTATTCCCACCGCGCATTATGCCGTTTTGTATTATCAGGTAAAAAAGGCGGCGAAGATATCACCGAAGTCGTTGAAGAACATTTCGGCGTTGGCGCTGGTAAATTAATCACTCTGCTCTATTTTTTCGCAATTTATCCCATCTTGTTGGTTTACAGCGTGGCGATTACCAATACGGTGGATAGTTTTATTACTCACCAAATGCATTTGCCCTCACCGCCAAGAGCGCTGTTATCGCTAATATTAATTCTGGGATTAATGTTTATCGTCCGCTTCGGCGAAGCGATGATCGTCAAGGCAATGAGCATTCTGGTTTATCCTTTTGTCGCCGTTTTAATGATGCTGGCACTGTATTTAGTCCCGCACTGGAATACGTCCGTATTTGAAAATATCTCTTTATCCAATAACATAACCGGCAATGGTTTACTGGCGACATTATGGCTGGCGATCCCGGTAATGGTTTTCTCATTCAACCATTCGCCGATTATCTCCTCGTTTGCCGTCGCCAAGCGTAAAGAGTACGGCGAAGAAGCCGAGAAGAAATGCTCCCGCATTCTCTCTTATAGCCATATCATGATGGTCATTACCGTAATGTTCTTCGTGTTCAGCTGCGTGCTGAGCCTGTCTCCCGCCGAGCTGATGGAAGCGAAAGTACAGAACATCTCCATTCTCTCGTATCTGGCCAACCACTTTAATAACCCGATGATGGGCTACCTGGCGCCGATCATCGCCACCATCGCCATTTCAAAATCGTTCCTGGGCCACTATCTGGGCGCCAGCGAAGGTTTCAACGGCATGATTGTGAAATCGCTGCGCGGTAAAGGGAAAACCATATCCAACGGCAAACTGAACCGGCTCACCGCCCTGTTCATGCTGATCACCACCTGGATTGTGGCGACGCTGAACCCAAGCATTCTGGGCATGATTGAAACGCTGGGCGGCCCTATCATCGCCTGTCTGTTGTTCCTGATGCCGATGTACGCCATTCATAAAGTCCCGTCGATGAAAAAATACAGCGGCCATATCAGTAACGTATTCGTTACCATCATGGGGCTGATCGCTATCTCCGCTATCGTCTACAGCCTGTTTGGTTAA
- the purK gene encoding 5-(carboxyamino)imidazole ribonucleotide synthase translates to MKPICVLGDGQLGRMLRQAGEPLGIAVYPVGLNAEPESVPFQNSVITAEIERWPETALTRELAQHTAFVNRDIFPRLADRLTQKQLLDSLNLATAPWQLLADANEWPQIFSRLGELAIVKRRVGGYDGRGQWRLRDGEQHTLPADCYGECIVEQGINFSGEVSLVGARNVHGDCVFYPLTHNLHQDGILRASVALPHPAPQLQQQAEQMLSAIMNELGYVGVMAMECFIVGDRLLINELAPRVHNSGHWTQNGASISQFELHLRAILDLPMPAPAVDATSVMVNLIGTEVNIDWLSLPLVRLHWYEKEVRPGRKVGHLNLQAQDSAQLRQTLRSLAAMLTDEYQPGLIWAQKKLSA, encoded by the coding sequence ATGAAACCGATTTGCGTTTTAGGCGACGGCCAGTTGGGAAGAATGTTGCGCCAGGCCGGAGAACCCCTGGGTATTGCGGTTTATCCCGTCGGGCTGAATGCGGAACCGGAATCGGTCCCGTTCCAGAACAGCGTGATTACCGCGGAAATTGAACGCTGGCCGGAAACCGCGCTGACGCGCGAGCTGGCGCAGCATACCGCATTCGTCAATCGTGATATTTTCCCGCGTCTGGCCGATCGTCTCACGCAAAAACAGCTGCTGGATTCCCTGAATCTGGCTACCGCGCCCTGGCAATTACTTGCCGATGCCAACGAGTGGCCGCAGATTTTTTCCCGGCTTGGCGAACTTGCCATCGTCAAACGCCGCGTCGGCGGTTACGACGGCCGGGGACAATGGCGTCTGCGCGACGGCGAGCAGCATACGCTTCCCGCGGACTGCTACGGCGAATGCATTGTCGAACAAGGCATCAATTTCTCCGGCGAAGTATCGCTGGTTGGCGCGCGCAACGTCCACGGCGACTGCGTATTCTATCCTCTGACGCATAATCTGCATCAAGACGGGATCCTGCGCGCCAGCGTCGCTTTGCCGCATCCGGCTCCGCAGTTGCAACAGCAGGCGGAACAAATGCTGTCGGCCATTATGAATGAACTGGGCTACGTTGGCGTAATGGCGATGGAGTGCTTCATTGTCGGCGATCGTCTGCTGATTAATGAACTCGCGCCACGCGTGCACAACAGCGGGCACTGGACGCAGAATGGCGCTTCTATCAGCCAGTTCGAACTACATCTGCGGGCAATATTGGATCTGCCAATGCCGGCTCCCGCGGTGGATGCCACGTCGGTGATGGTCAACCTGATCGGGACGGAGGTCAACATCGACTGGCTGTCTCTGCCGCTGGTGCGCCTGCACTGGTATGAAAAAGAGGTGCGTCCCGGACGCAAGGTTGGACATCTGAATTTACAGGCGCAGGATAGCGCTCAGCTACGGCAAACGTTACGGTCGCTGGCGGCAATGCTGACGGATGAATACCAACCCGGCTTAATCTGGGCGCAGAAGAAGTTATCGGCCTAA
- the purE gene encoding 5-(carboxyamino)imidazole ribonucleotide mutase has translation MSSNVAPAKIAIVMGSKSDWATMQFAAEILTTLNIPFHVEIVSAHRTPDKLFSFAEQAAQNGFDVIIAGAGGAAHLPGMLAAKTLVPVLGVPVQSAALSGVDSLYSIVQMPRGVPVGTLAIGKAGAANAALLAAQILALHDRALAARLAAWRQSQTDEVLSHPDPREDA, from the coding sequence ATGTCATCCAACGTTGCCCCGGCAAAAATCGCCATCGTCATGGGTTCAAAGAGTGACTGGGCCACCATGCAGTTTGCTGCGGAAATCCTCACCACGCTGAATATCCCTTTTCATGTAGAGATCGTCTCCGCTCACCGGACGCCCGATAAACTATTCAGTTTCGCAGAACAGGCCGCACAGAACGGTTTTGACGTGATTATTGCGGGCGCGGGGGGCGCGGCGCATCTACCCGGCATGCTGGCGGCCAAAACGCTGGTTCCGGTATTGGGCGTGCCGGTACAAAGCGCTGCGTTAAGCGGCGTTGACAGCCTGTACTCCATTGTGCAAATGCCGCGCGGCGTTCCGGTCGGCACGCTGGCCATCGGTAAAGCCGGCGCCGCCAACGCGGCGCTGCTGGCGGCGCAGATCCTGGCGTTGCACGATCGCGCGCTCGCCGCCCGTTTGGCTGCGTGGCGGCAAAGCCAGACTGACGAAGTGCTTTCTCATCCTGATCCGCGGGAGGACGCATGA
- the lpxH gene encoding UDP-2,3-diacylglucosamine diphosphatase — MATLFIADLHLNIHEPAITAGFLRFLRHEAVHADALYILGDLFDAWIGDDDPQPLHTTIANALLKLHQQGVPCYFIHGNRDFLLGRRFAKQSGLTLLPEEKVLDLYGQRILILHGDTLCTDDLAYQKFRRRVHNPMIQRLFLLLPLAIRLRIAASMRSASQQANQHKSIRIMDVNPEQVIARLRHYQVNTMIHGHTHRPAIHQIVSDGFSARRAVLGAWHHEGSMIKVTAQDIELISFPF, encoded by the coding sequence ATGGCGACACTCTTTATTGCCGACCTGCACTTAAATATTCATGAACCGGCGATTACCGCCGGTTTTCTGCGTTTTCTGCGCCATGAAGCCGTGCATGCGGACGCGCTATATATTCTGGGCGATCTGTTCGACGCCTGGATCGGCGACGACGACCCGCAACCACTGCATACGACCATCGCCAATGCCCTGCTGAAGCTACATCAGCAAGGCGTTCCCTGTTATTTCATACACGGTAACCGCGACTTTCTGCTCGGCCGGCGCTTCGCCAAACAAAGCGGCCTCACGCTGCTTCCCGAAGAGAAGGTTCTCGACCTGTACGGCCAGCGAATACTGATTTTGCATGGCGATACGCTATGTACTGACGATCTCGCCTATCAGAAATTCCGCCGCCGGGTTCACAACCCAATGATCCAGCGCCTTTTCCTTCTTTTACCGCTGGCTATCCGGCTCAGAATCGCCGCAAGCATGCGTTCAGCCAGTCAGCAGGCTAACCAGCATAAATCAATACGCATTATGGATGTCAATCCTGAACAGGTCATCGCGCGTTTGCGGCACTATCAGGTCAACACCATGATCCATGGACATACCCATCGTCCGGCCATTCATCAAATCGTCAGCGATGGCTTCAGCGCGCGGCGCGCGGTGCTGGGAGCCTGGCATCATGAAGGATCGATGATAAAAGTGACCGCCCAGGATATCGAACTGATTTCATTTCCATTCTAG
- the ppiB gene encoding peptidylprolyl isomerase B, translating to MITFHTNHGDIVINTFADKAPVTVENFLDYCRSGFYDNTIFHRVINGFMIQGGGFAPGMQQKATKAAIKNEANNGLKNTRGTLAMARTNDPHSATAQFFINVVDNDFLNFRSERADGWGYCVFAEVVEGMDVVDKIKGVATGRSGMHQDVPKEDVVINSVTVSE from the coding sequence ATGATCACGTTTCATACAAACCATGGTGATATCGTCATCAACACTTTCGCAGACAAAGCGCCGGTTACCGTAGAAAACTTCCTGGATTACTGCCGCAGCGGCTTCTACGACAACACTATTTTCCACCGTGTTATCAATGGTTTTATGATCCAGGGCGGCGGTTTTGCACCGGGTATGCAGCAGAAAGCGACCAAAGCTGCAATTAAGAATGAAGCCAACAATGGCTTGAAAAATACCCGCGGCACGCTGGCCATGGCTCGCACTAACGATCCGCATTCCGCCACCGCGCAGTTCTTCATTAACGTTGTGGATAATGATTTCCTGAACTTCCGTTCCGAACGCGCCGACGGCTGGGGCTACTGCGTATTCGCCGAAGTCGTCGAAGGCATGGACGTCGTGGATAAAATCAAAGGCGTGGCTACGGGCCGCAGCGGTATGCATCAGGATGTGCCTAAAGAAGACGTCGTGATCAACTCCGTAACCGTTAGCGAATAA
- a CDS encoding DoxX family protein — protein MLDSINRVFDKPDFGKLLLRLSFSILMLFHGWHKVHGGIGGVESMLTAAGIPAFVGYGVYIGEVITPVLMILGIFTRPAALIFSLTMVAATYLSTPNLFLLTKTGAWIAEPAAVFFFAGLAIAFLGSGKYSVMSNPRWR, from the coding sequence ATGCTGGACAGTATCAATCGAGTATTCGATAAGCCGGATTTCGGAAAGCTGTTACTTCGTTTGTCTTTTAGCATTTTAATGTTGTTTCACGGCTGGCATAAGGTACATGGCGGCATTGGCGGCGTAGAGAGCATGCTGACGGCCGCCGGAATTCCCGCTTTCGTCGGTTACGGCGTCTACATTGGCGAAGTTATTACGCCGGTGCTGATGATCCTGGGGATTTTTACCCGTCCCGCCGCGCTGATTTTCTCTTTAACGATGGTGGCGGCCACATATCTGTCAACACCGAATTTATTCTTATTGACTAAAACCGGCGCATGGATCGCCGAACCGGCAGCGGTATTCTTCTTCGCCGGTCTGGCCATCGCTTTCCTGGGCAGCGGTAAATATTCCGTGATGTCCAACCCTCGCTGGCGCTGA
- the cysS gene encoding cysteine--tRNA ligase: MLKIFNTLSRQKEEFKPIHAGHVGMYVCGITVYDLCHIGHGRTFVAFDVVARYLRYLGYSLKYVRNVTDIDDKIIKRAAENGETCERLTTRMIAEMHADFDALNILRPDVEPRATHHIAEIIELVEKLVERRHAYVAANGDVMFSVDTAPGYGVLSRQDLNQLQAGARVEITEVKRNPMDFVLWKMSKPGEPHWSSPWGEGRPGWHIECSAMNCRQLGEHFDIHGGGSDLMFPHHENEIAQSTCAHDGPYVNYWMHSGMVMVDREKMSKSLNNFFTVRDVLAYYDPETVRYFLMSGHYRSQLNYSEENLKQARSALERLYTALRGTDGSVEAKGGEAFEARFREAMDDDFNTPEAYSVLFDMAREVNRLKSEDPHAANQLAAALRNLAKVLGLLEQDPELFLQSGAQADDDDVKEIERLIKQRKDARQAKDWALADDARDRLNEMGIILEDGPQGTTWRRK; the protein is encoded by the coding sequence ATGCTAAAGATTTTTAATACGCTGAGTCGCCAAAAAGAGGAATTCAAACCTATCCACGCTGGTCATGTGGGGATGTATGTGTGCGGCATTACCGTTTATGACCTGTGTCATATTGGCCACGGGCGTACTTTTGTGGCGTTTGACGTGGTGGCGCGCTACTTACGGTATTTAGGATATTCGCTGAAATACGTGCGCAATGTGACTGATATTGACGATAAAATTATCAAACGTGCGGCGGAAAATGGTGAAACCTGCGAGCGGCTGACCACCCGGATGATTGCGGAAATGCACGCCGATTTTGATGCATTGAATATTCTGCGCCCGGATGTCGAGCCGCGCGCTACGCATCATATCGCGGAGATCATCGAACTGGTTGAAAAACTGGTTGAACGCCGCCATGCCTACGTCGCTGCTAACGGCGACGTTATGTTTTCCGTTGATACCGCTCCGGGTTATGGCGTGTTGTCCCGTCAGGATCTTAACCAACTGCAGGCCGGCGCCCGGGTAGAGATTACGGAAGTTAAGCGTAATCCAATGGACTTCGTTTTGTGGAAGATGTCCAAGCCCGGCGAACCGCACTGGTCTTCTCCGTGGGGCGAGGGGCGTCCTGGCTGGCATATCGAATGTTCCGCGATGAACTGCAGGCAGTTGGGCGAGCATTTTGATATTCACGGCGGTGGTTCGGATCTGATGTTCCCGCACCATGAAAATGAAATCGCCCAATCCACCTGCGCCCATGACGGCCCATATGTGAACTATTGGATGCACTCCGGCATGGTGATGGTCGATCGGGAAAAAATGTCGAAGTCCCTCAATAACTTCTTCACCGTGCGGGATGTTCTGGCGTATTACGATCCGGAAACGGTGCGTTATTTCCTGATGTCGGGCCACTATCGCAGCCAGCTTAACTACAGTGAAGAAAATCTCAAACAGGCCCGGTCGGCGCTGGAACGTTTATACACCGCGCTGCGCGGTACGGACGGCAGCGTGGAAGCGAAAGGCGGGGAAGCGTTTGAAGCCCGTTTCCGTGAGGCGATGGACGATGATTTCAATACCCCGGAAGCCTATTCCGTGCTGTTCGACATGGCGCGTGAGGTTAATCGCCTGAAGTCGGAAGATCCGCATGCGGCTAACCAACTGGCGGCGGCGCTGCGTAATCTGGCGAAAGTGCTTGGTTTGCTGGAGCAGGATCCCGAATTGTTCCTGCAAAGCGGAGCGCAGGCGGACGATGACGACGTCAAAGAGATCGAAAGGCTGATTAAACAGCGTAAAGACGCCCGTCAGGCAAAAGATTGGGCGTTGGCGGATGACGCGCGCGATCGGCTCAATGAGATGGGCATTATTCTGGAAGATGGACCGCAGGGAACAACCTGGCGCCGTAAGTGA
- the ybcJ gene encoding ribosome-associated protein YbcJ, which yields METFHLDNHPHVELCDLLKLLGWSESGAAAKMAIAAGAVIVDGQKETRKRCKIVAGQKVQFDGATVEVIA from the coding sequence ATGGAAACTTTTCATCTCGACAATCATCCGCACGTCGAACTGTGCGATTTATTAAAGCTGCTGGGCTGGAGTGAAAGCGGCGCAGCCGCCAAAATGGCTATCGCCGCGGGAGCGGTCATCGTTGACGGGCAAAAAGAAACGCGCAAGCGCTGCAAAATCGTTGCCGGACAGAAAGTGCAATTTGACGGCGCGACGGTGGAAGTTATCGCCTGA